A portion of the Macaca mulatta isolate MMU2019108-1 chromosome 4, T2T-MMU8v2.0, whole genome shotgun sequence genome contains these proteins:
- the ASCC3 gene encoding activating signal cointegrator 1 complex subunit 3 isoform X2, which produces MALPRLTGALRSFSNVTKQDNYNEEVADLKIKRSKLHEQGLDLGLTWKKIIKFLNEKLEKSKMQSINEDLKDILHAAKQIEVNCPFQKRRLDGKEEDEKMSRASDRFRGLR; this is translated from the exons ATGGCTTTACCTCGTCTCACAGGAGCCTTGCGTTCCTTTTCAAATGTCACCAAGCAGGATAATTATAATGAAGAAGTGGCTGACTTAAAG ATAAAACGATCTAAACTTCATGAACAAGGTTTAGATTTGGGCCTGACATGGaagaagataataaaatttttgaatgaaAAACTGGAGAAGAGTAAAATGCAAAGTATAAATGAAGACTTAAAAGATATATTACATGCTGCAAAACAGATag AAGTGAATTGTCCATTCCAGAAGAGGAGGCTGGATGGAAAAGAGGAGGATGAGAAGATGAGCAGAGCTTCTGACAGATTCAGAGGACTAAGATGA